ACGACTTCCTCATCGAGACCGCGCGCGACCAGGTCCACGTGCTCAACGCACCGAGCCCCGCGGCGACGAGCGCGCTGGAGATCGCGAAGCACATCGCCGATCAAGTAGCCGCCTGAGCTGCGCAAACAAGTTCGCGAAAAATTTCTGGGATTTCCGTGAACCGTCCAGGCCGGCGTTCCGTGTGTTGGCCGCACGCGGAAGATCACGCTGGAGGTCCCGGACGCCATGAACCAGAACGCCTCGCACTTCGGTGAGCCGGCCACGACGTTCCTGAAGCCGCACAGCGGCCAGGGCCCCGTGGACCTGGGCCGGGTGGTTCAGGCGGTCGCTCGCCCCGGTGCGCCCCGGCCGCTGCGGGTCGACGTGGCCGGTGGTGGCCCGGTCGGGCTGATCTTCGCGTGCACGCTGCGGTCGATGCTGGGCGACAAGGTCAAGATCCGCGTGTTCGACCGCCGCTGGATGCGGCGCGACGGCCGGATCGCCTGGCAGGGCACAGCGGAGGGCAACAACCGCCGCGAGCAGGTCGTCACGCTGCAGAGCAACGTGTGGGGCCAGCTGCCGATGCTCGTGCGGCGCCGCCTGTTCACCCCCGGCAACTACTCGGAGATGTGGCCGCTCGGCCCCGACTCCCCCACGCACCGCGGCCGCCCGCGCAACATCAAGGTCCGCTGGATCGAAGACTGCCTGCTGGAGATGGCGCAGGACTTCTACGGCATCGAGCTCGTCCCCGAGCCGTACGCGCAGCCGAAGTCCTGGGACGGCCTCGACGTGCTCGCCATCTGCGACGGCGCCCGGTCGAAGACGCGTGAGGACCTGAAGGAGGCCTTCGGCCCGTCGAGCCGCGACCTCTACTCCGTGGGCGGCACGCCGCTCGACGAGACCGTGCTCGGCATCCGCATCAAGGGGAAGGTGCCCGACGAGCACACCGTGCCGCTCACCGTGTGCCAGAACCGCTTCCTGTTCAACTCCCTCGGCGGCGGCTTCATCAACATGCGCCTCACCGCCGAGGAGGCCTCGGAAGTCCTGGCCTACGGCGAAAACGGCCCTGTGCCGTGCATCGGCAAGTTCGGCTGCACCATGCGCCCGGACGGCGACAAGTTCGTGTGCGACCGCCACCGCTCGGTGTTCAAGCCGTCGGTGGACAAGCTGTCGTTCCTGTGGCCGCGCATCGCCGACGGGGTCAAGTTCTTCGGTGCGACGATGGGCGACATCGTGGGCATCACGTCGTTCAAGCTGGGCATGCAGCAGAACCCGAAGTTCACCGCGCAGCTCGCGCCCTCCACGTACGCGTTCCTGCTCGGCGACGCCGCCAACTCGCTGCACTTCTGGCCGGGCCGCGGCCTCAACACCGGCGTGAAGAGCGTGCAGTCGCTCGCCGCGAACCTCGCGTCCCGCTGGGCCGGGCGGGCGTTCCGCGCCGCCGACTTCGCCCCGCACGAGGGCCTGATGCAGCAGCTGCAGTACCGCGAGAAGTCGCGCGCCTGGACGACGATGCTGATCCCCGACGAGAACGGCCTGCCGCGCGGGATCGAGGACCGCATCCGCGCCGGCCTCACCAGCAAGGAAGACCGCCAGGCGCTGGCCGACACGCTGTACAAGCGGCTGCTGGCCGTGAAGTCCCGGCTGGAGGGCCGCATGGGCGCGTTGGCCGACGACGCTTGGTACCGCTCGCGCATCAACTCGCTCGACGTGAAGACGCTGGGCGTGATGGTCGAGTCCGGCGCCTGGATCACCCGCGAGATCGGCGGCGACGAAGTGGCGGTGAACATCGAGGTGGCGCCGGCCGACACCAACGCCTCGGAGCCGACGCGCCGCGCCCCGTCGCCCCAGCGCCCGGCCCGCCCCGCGTCGCGCAACATCCCGGTGGCGCGCACCGGCCCGGCCGGGCCGCGCCGCCCGGCCGGTGTGTCCTGACGCGACAGTCCACTAACGATGGTCAGTCCGGGAGGTTCCCCGACACCAGGGGAACTCCCGCCTTGACGGCGTCGCACGCCTTCGAGGGGTCGTCGAGATAACCCGACACGATCTGGATCGACGACGTCGGCGTGACGGCCAACCCGGCTCCGCAGTTGACGCCGCCGGAGTCGTTGAAGTTGCCGAAGATCGACCAGTGGTGACCGTCGGCCTCGATGGTCGAGACCGGCGGCACGTCCATGCCCGGCCACTGCGTCATCGGCAGGTCGGGGCCGAGCCACACCTCGAAGGCCTTCTGGCCGCGATCGCCGTCGGTGTCGTCCCACAGGCAGAACACCGCGTTGGGCACAACGCTGGAGTTCTGCTTCTCACCCTGCGGCGCCACGTGCAGCGACGCGGCTTGGTCGGGCTTCAGCAGCGTGCACGGGTCCAGGCCCACCAGCGGCCCGCTCGGCGGCGCCGCACTGCTCGGAGCCGTCGGCGTGATCTGCGGCGCGGGCTGCCCACCCGGCAGGTGCGCGGCAACCTGCGGCACCGCCTGCTTCGCCGCGTCGCACGCCTTGGTCTCGTCCGGGTTGGACACGCTCACGAACGCGTAGGACTTCGGGCCGAGCGTGGTGTAGAGGTCGCAGCTGCCGGGGATGAACGAGCCGTAGCGCGTCCACTGGAACCCGCCGGACGCGAAGGGCGGGGCCTTCACCACGGCGCCCTGGAGGTAGTCGTCCAGCGACTGGTCCACCGCCCAGCCGACGGTGAGGATGGTCAACGCCGCGCTGTCGTCCTTGCTGCTCCACAGGCACATCGCGGGCGTGCGCAGCTTCTCGCTCGCCGCCTGCCCCTTCCCGGGCCCGCGGTAGCCCAGCGCGTCGGCCTGCTGCTGGTCGACCAGCGAACACGCGTCCACGACCTGCTGCACGGGCCCCTGCCCGGGCACCGGCTCCGCGACGCCCCCGACCCGCACCGTGCACCCGGCCACCACCGCGGCCACTCCGGCCCCGGCCACGGCCGCCCGGACTCCCCTGAACCCCATCGGCGTTTCCTCCTCGCGCCCGAACCCTAGCGGGCGCACCGGGCTCGCACCGGCTATCCGCGGAAACGGCAGCGGCCGGGACCCCACAGGGCCCCGGCCGCGTAAAACACTCCGATCAGCGCTTCTTCATAGGCTCCAGCACCTCGCGCCCGCCGACGAAGGGACGCAGGGCCTCGGGCACGCGCACCGAGCCGTCGGCCTGCTGGTGGTTCTCCACGATCGCGACGATCCAGCGCGTGGTGGCCAGCGTGCCGTTGAGGGTGGCGGCGATCTGGGGCTTGCCGTTGTCGTCGCGGTAGCGCACGGACAGGCGGCGGGCCTGGAAGGTGGTGCAGTTGGAGGTGGACGTCAGCTCTCGGTAGGTCTCCTGCGTGGGCACCCAGGCCTCGCAGTCGAACTTGCGGTGGGCGGACGTGCCGAGGTCGCCCGTGGCCGTGTCGATGACGCGGTAGGGCACCTCGATCTTGGCGAGCATCTGCTCTTCCCAGCCGAGCAGGCGCTGGTGTTCGGCCTCGGCCTCGGCGGGCGTCGTGTAGACGAACATCTCGACCTTGTCGAACTGGTGCACGCGGATGATGCCGCGGGTGTCCTTGCCGTACGAGCCGGCCTCGCGGCGGTAGCACGACGACCAGCCGGCGTAGCGGCGCGCGCCGTCGCCGAGCTCGAGGATCTCGTCGGCGTGGAAGCCGGCGAGGGGGACCTCGGAGGTGCCGACGAGGTACAGGTCGTCGTCGCGCAGGCGGTAGACCTCGGAGTCGTGGGCGCCGAGGAAACCGGTGCCGGCCATGATCTCCGGGCGCACCAGCGAGGGCGTGATCATCGGCGTGAAGCCGTTTTCGAGCGCCTGCGCGATGGCCATGTTGAGCAGCCCGAGCTGCAACTGCGCGCCGACACCGCTGAGGAAGTAGAACCGCGAGCCCGACACCTTGACGCCGCGCTCCATGTCGACGGCGCCGAGGCCCTCCATGAGGTCCAGGTGGTCGCGCGGCTCGAAGTCGAACTTCGTGGGCTCGCCGACGGTCTTGAGCACGGTGAAGTCGTCTTCGCCGCCGACGGGCGCGTCGGGGTGCACCAGGTTCGGCACGGTGCGGAAGAGCTGGTCGAACTCCTCCGATGCCTCCGTCTGCTCGACTTCGGCGGCCTTGACCTGGGCGGACAGCTCCTTTGCGCGCGTGAGCAGCGAAGCCTTCTCGTCGGGGGCGGCCTTCGGGACGAGCTTGCTCACGGACTTCTGCTCGGCCCGCAGCTTGTCGGCGTTGGCGATCGCGGAGCGGCGGCGGGAGTCGAAGCCGAGCAGCTTGTCGACCACTCCTTCGTCCTCACCACGGGCACGCTGCGACGCGCGCACGGCTTCCGGGTCTTCGCGCAGAGTCCTGGGGTCAATCACGGAAGAAAGGGTAGTCGCAGGCCGGGCCGCCGCTCGACGCGGTTTCGGGTTGGCCGTCCACGGACAAACTGTGCGGCCCTCGTCCGAGGACGGAGCAGTCTGATCGTTGTCGCCCGTTTCCGGCGCTGCCCATACTCCGAAGAGGCCGAGACGGATGGAGAACGACATGACCGACGAGCTGCTCGCCCGGCACCGAGCGGTGTTGCCGTCCTGGATGGCGCTGTTCTACGACGAGCCGATCGAGATCGTCCACGCGCAGGACCGGCGCGTGACCGACTCCAGCGGCCGCACGTACCTCGACTTCTTCGCCGGCGTGCTCACCAACTCCATGGGCTACGACGTCGCCGAGATCAGCGACGCCGTGCGCAAGCAGCTCGACACCGGCGTGCTGCACACGTCCACGCTGTACCTGATCCGTTCGCAGGTGGAGCTCGCCGAGCGGATCGCCGCGCTGTCGGGCATCCCGGACGCGAAGGTCTTCTTCACCAACTCCGGCAGCGAAGCCAACGACACCGCGCTGATGCTCGCCACGCAGTACCGCGGCAGCAACCAGGTCCTGGCGATGCGCAACTCGTACCACGGCCGGTCCTTCGGCACGATCGCCATCACGGGCAACCGCGGGTGGTCCGCGTCGTCGCTTTCGCCGGTGAAGGTCAACTACGTACACGGCGGCTACCGCTACCGCAGCCCGTTCCGCGACCTGTCGGACGCGGCCTACATCGACGCCTGCGTGGCCGACCTCGTCGACATCCTCGAGACGGCCACCTCCGGCGACGTCGCCTGCCTGGTCGCCGAGCCGATCCAGGGCGTCGGCGGCTTCTCGCTGCCGCCGGACGGCCTGTTCAAGGCCATGAAGGAGGTGCTGGATTCCTACGGCATCCTGTTCGTCTCCGACGAAGTCCAGACGGGCTGGGGCCGCACGGGCTCGCACTTCTGGGGCATCCAGTCCCACGACGTCGTGCCCGACCTCATGACCTTCGCGAAGGGCCTCGGCAACGGCCTGGCCATCGGCGGCGTCGTCGGCCGCGGCGACGTCGTGGACGCCATCAACGCCCAGTCCATCTCGACGTTCGGCGGCAACCCCGTCGCCATGGCCGGCGCGACGGCGGTACTGGACTACATCAAGGACCACGACCTGCAGGCCAACTGCGCCGCTCGAGGTTCGCAGCTGCTCTCCGGCCTGCGCGCCGCTTCGAACCCGTTGATCGGCGAGGTCCGCGGCAAGGGCCTGATGGTCGGCATCGAACTCGTCGAGCCCGGCACCACCACCCCGCACCCGGCGGCCGCCAAGCAGATGCTGGAGGAAACCCGCGCCCGCGGCGTCCTCATCGGCAAGGGCGGGCTGCACAACAACGTCCTCCGCCTGGGCCCCCCGATGACCCTCACGGAAGCCGAGGCGCAGGAGGGCCTGGACATCCTGGTGGACGCACTGGCGGCCACCCACGCCGCTCTCTCCTGACCCAAGCGCCCCAATGTGGCGTTCGTTGCGCTCAACGCACCGAACGCCGCATTGGGTGCGCTCAACGCAACCAACGCCACATTGGGGTGCTCCGTCTCAGCCGCGCACGAACCTCGCCACCTGCTCCGCCAGCTCCTCACCCGCGTCTTCCTGCAGAAAATGCCCCGCCCCGGCGATCACCGGATGCGTCCGGCCGGCCGCGCCCGGCATGGTTCGCTGCAGGATCGGCCCCATCGCCCCCGTGATCGGGTCGCCGTCGGAGAAGGCGACCAGGAACGGCAGGTCCAGCGAAGACAACGTCTTCCACGCGGCCCGGTTGGCGTCCGAAGCCGGGTTGTCCGGCCGATACGGAACCAGCCCCGGCATGGCCCGCGGCCCGGCCTTGTACATCTCGTTCGGGAACGGCGCGTCATACGCCGCGCGAACCTCGGCGGGCAGCACCGACCGGCAGCCCGACTGGATGAAGCGCCCGATGTCCAGCACCTGCGCGTTCTCCACCGCGGCCCGGAACTGGTGCCACACCTCAGGCATGTCCTGATCACCCGTCGGCAGCCCGGTGTTCGCCGCGACCACGCCGGCGAACCGCGAAGGGTTCTCCGCCACCAGCCGCAGCCCGATCAGGCCGCCCCAGTCCTGGCCGACCAACGTGACACCGGACAGCCCCAACGCGTCGAAGGCGAACCCCCGCATCCACGACACGTGCCGCGCATACGTGTGGTCCACGATGTCGCCCGGCTTGTCCGATCGGCCGAACCCCACAAGATCCGGCGCGATCGCGCGCAGGCCCGCCGCGGCGAGAACCGGCAGCATCTTGCGGTACAGGTACGACCAGCTGGGCTCGCCGTGCAGGAGCAGCACGGGTGGTCCGTCGGCGGGGCCGGCCTCGACGTACCCGACTCTGATCAGGCCACCGTCGGGGTCGGCGAGCTCCGCGTACCGCGGCTCGTAGGGGAACTCGGGCAGGTCCGCGAACCGGTCTTCCGGCGTCCTGAGCAGTCGCACGGTTCCACGCTAGTAGGAACCGGACCGCAAAGCAGTACTCAGGAAATACCGACCGCCACCACGAGGCCAAGACCGATGTGCGCCGCGGCGACGACGATGCTCGCCGGCGCGAACTTCTCGCTCTCGATCGTGGAGCCGACGTCGATGCGGGTGGCCCACTCGAGCAGCCGCACGGCGATCACCTGCACGATGATGCCGAGCAGGCCGTAGACCAGCGACGTGATCAGGCCCTCGGTGAGGTCGCTGGCCGAGTTGAAGATCGCGACGACCACGATGAACGCCATCGACAGCAGCCCGGACGCGGTCACGATCACCGCGTTGGGCAGGCCGCGGTGCACGAGCTGCGAGAGCTTGCCCGGGGTCGTCCAGTCGATCGCCCAGAAGCCGGCGAACATCAGCAGGAGGCCGACGACGCCGTACAACAGGATCGCACCGACTCCGCGCAGGAGGTCGGAGCCGAACGTGTCGGACAGCGCAAGGGTCGTGGTCACAGGGGTCTCCCAGAACGATCAGAGCGAACCGTGCAGATCAGGCGGGGAGGTTGTATCACGACTCGGGGAT
The sequence above is a segment of the Amycolatopsis sp. 2-15 genome. Coding sequences within it:
- a CDS encoding DUF3558 family protein, which produces MGFRGVRAAVAGAGVAAVVAGCTVRVGGVAEPVPGQGPVQQVVDACSLVDQQQADALGYRGPGKGQAASEKLRTPAMCLWSSKDDSAALTILTVGWAVDQSLDDYLQGAVVKAPPFASGGFQWTRYGSFIPGSCDLYTTLGPKSYAFVSVSNPDETKACDAAKQAVPQVAAHLPGGQPAPQITPTAPSSAAPPSGPLVGLDPCTLLKPDQAASLHVAPQGEKQNSSVVPNAVFCLWDDTDGDRGQKAFEVWLGPDLPMTQWPGMDVPPVSTIEADGHHWSIFGNFNDSGGVNCGAGLAVTPTSSIQIVSGYLDDPSKACDAVKAGVPLVSGNLPD
- the serS gene encoding serine--tRNA ligase, which encodes MIDPRTLREDPEAVRASQRARGEDEGVVDKLLGFDSRRRSAIANADKLRAEQKSVSKLVPKAAPDEKASLLTRAKELSAQVKAAEVEQTEASEEFDQLFRTVPNLVHPDAPVGGEDDFTVLKTVGEPTKFDFEPRDHLDLMEGLGAVDMERGVKVSGSRFYFLSGVGAQLQLGLLNMAIAQALENGFTPMITPSLVRPEIMAGTGFLGAHDSEVYRLRDDDLYLVGTSEVPLAGFHADEILELGDGARRYAGWSSCYRREAGSYGKDTRGIIRVHQFDKVEMFVYTTPAEAEAEHQRLLGWEEQMLAKIEVPYRVIDTATGDLGTSAHRKFDCEAWVPTQETYRELTSTSNCTTFQARRLSVRYRDDNGKPQIAATLNGTLATTRWIVAIVENHQQADGSVRVPEALRPFVGGREVLEPMKKR
- a CDS encoding aspartate aminotransferase family protein; translation: MTDELLARHRAVLPSWMALFYDEPIEIVHAQDRRVTDSSGRTYLDFFAGVLTNSMGYDVAEISDAVRKQLDTGVLHTSTLYLIRSQVELAERIAALSGIPDAKVFFTNSGSEANDTALMLATQYRGSNQVLAMRNSYHGRSFGTIAITGNRGWSASSLSPVKVNYVHGGYRYRSPFRDLSDAAYIDACVADLVDILETATSGDVACLVAEPIQGVGGFSLPPDGLFKAMKEVLDSYGILFVSDEVQTGWGRTGSHFWGIQSHDVVPDLMTFAKGLGNGLAIGGVVGRGDVVDAINAQSISTFGGNPVAMAGATAVLDYIKDHDLQANCAARGSQLLSGLRAASNPLIGEVRGKGLMVGIELVEPGTTTPHPAAAKQMLEETRARGVLIGKGGLHNNVLRLGPPMTLTEAEAQEGLDILVDALAATHAALS
- a CDS encoding haloalkane dehalogenase — protein: MRLLRTPEDRFADLPEFPYEPRYAELADPDGGLIRVGYVEAGPADGPPVLLLHGEPSWSYLYRKMLPVLAAAGLRAIAPDLVGFGRSDKPGDIVDHTYARHVSWMRGFAFDALGLSGVTLVGQDWGGLIGLRLVAENPSRFAGVVAANTGLPTGDQDMPEVWHQFRAAVENAQVLDIGRFIQSGCRSVLPAEVRAAYDAPFPNEMYKAGPRAMPGLVPYRPDNPASDANRAAWKTLSSLDLPFLVAFSDGDPITGAMGPILQRTMPGAAGRTHPVIAGAGHFLQEDAGEELAEQVARFVRG
- a CDS encoding DUF350 domain-containing protein; its protein translation is MTTTLALSDTFGSDLLRGVGAILLYGVVGLLLMFAGFWAIDWTTPGKLSQLVHRGLPNAVIVTASGLLSMAFIVVVAIFNSASDLTEGLITSLVYGLLGIIVQVIAVRLLEWATRIDVGSTIESEKFAPASIVVAAAHIGLGLVVAVGIS